Proteins encoded within one genomic window of Eurosta solidaginis isolate ZX-2024a chromosome 1, ASM4086904v1, whole genome shotgun sequence:
- the LOC137237913 gene encoding putative peptidyl-tRNA hydrolase PTRHD1, protein MSNIVQYIIVRSDLRTALEWPMGAVIAQCCHATAAIMHLYSNDEDTVAYLKDLDNMHKVVLEAKDEAALVKLEEKLKANDIKHKMWIEQPENIPTCIAIKPYVKDNVHKFVKHLKLLKE, encoded by the exons ATGTCCAATattgttcaatatataattgtgcGCAGTGATTTAAGGACAGCTTTGGAATGGCCAATGGGTGCAGTCATAGCTCAATGCTGCCACGCCACAG CAGCGATAATGCATTTATATTCCAATGACGAAGATACAGTCGCTTACTTAAAAGACCTGGACAATATGCATAAAGTCGTGTTAGAG GCTAAAGACGAAGCGGCATTGGTAAAGCTTGAAGAAAAATTGAAGGCTAATGATATCAAACATAAAATGTGGATTGAGCAACCGGAAAATATACCAACATGTATAGCAATTAAACCGTATGTTAAGGATAATGTTCACAAGTTTGTTAAACATCTTAAACTGCTCAAAGAATAA